The Ammospiza nelsoni isolate bAmmNel1 chromosome 27, bAmmNel1.pri, whole genome shotgun sequence DNA segment cagctccagctgtgcccagactACAAAAACATCCCCAGGCAGTACCTGGcctccagaggaaaaaaatcaaagcaaatcACCCCAAGGCTTTCTGATCACCCTGATTTATTAATGCAAAACAAATGAGCTGCActctcagctcctgcagaggggctgggccAGCGCTGTGAGTCCCCAGTGCTTCTGTGTCCTTCTGGCACCGTGAGAGGAGGCATTTGGGTGCTGCTCTGGTTATTCCCCACATGGGAGAACAGAAGAGCAGGGATCTGAGGCACAAACTGGCTGTGTCTTCAGGCCCAGGATGGCACCAGGCTCCCCAGTCCCTCCTTGTGTCCatgccagtgccagccctgtcaCTGCAGCTCCGTCACAGCATTTGTCCTGGCTCAGTGCCCAGTCTGCACCGTGGGGAGAGtctgggctgtggctgcagctctctgccatCCTCAGGCTGGGCAGGACATCAAGCTTGcattccttcccagcagctATGCCCATCACAGAAGATCCAAAAGGATTCCAAAGTCTTGGAAGGGCCACCTGGTTGGGAAAATCCACCCTATGGGGCAAAACACCCTCAGGTGGGCAGCTACAGCACCTCTGCACACCCAAAGCTCACACAGAGAacctgagcactgcagctgtcCCAGCATAGCATCCATCCCAAAACGTCCCTGTGTCTTTCACTCAATTCAAGGAGcaattcctgtccctgtgctgcatcAGTCTGATGGTGCAGTTCACAACTGCTCAGCCTTGCtacagccctgccaggccaggagcagccccacgaGCTCCTGGGGGCTGTCTGGCACCTCTTTTCCCCTCACAGGCTGGGCAGATTGCTCATCATGCTGGAGTTGCTGGACAGAGGCGCCCTGGGCCGAGCCCTCTGGGCCGTGGGGCCTCGGAAGCTGTCCCGGCAGCGCAGGGAGCTCTCCGTGGAGGAACCAGAGTTGATGTCCGAGATGGCCACGCAGCTGCCAggcctgcagagcccagccctgacacagcagcagcacagcaggctgcCCACGGCCCGGCGAACCTCCACGCTGCGCAGCGAGTAAATGACGGGGTTGACCCCCGAGTTGAGCAGCGCCAGAGCCAGGGTCCAGTCCAGGCTGCGCAGGTGGTTGCAGGCCCCGGTGTCACAGAACACatccaagagcagcagcacaaagagaGGGCTCCAGCACACGATGAAAGCCCCCAGGATCATCAGCACCGTCTTCAGCAAGCGCAGCGAGCGCCGGCGGCCATTCCGCGAGCAGCTTTGCCTGGAGCTGGCCTGCACCAGCAGGAAGATGGAGATGTAGAGCCCGATGATCCCCAGGAGGATCACGCTGAACATCACCACGGAGAACAGGATATAATTCTTGGAGTAGAGCGGCAGGAGCACGGAGCAGGCCTGGAAATCACAAAGGCAGTTCCaccccagcatgggcagcaggcCGATGGCGagggccagcagccagcaggccGCGATGAGGCCGCGCAGCCGCAGCGTCTTGCTGGCCTCGCTCTCCGCGATGGGCCTCACCATGGCGCCGTAGCGCTCCACCGCCGTCACCAGCAGGCTGAAGGTGGAGGCCGCCAAGGCCACGAAGAGGATGCCCTCCCTGAGGAACCAGAGCTGAGGGGACAGCTGGAAGGTCTTGCTGCCCGACAGGCAGAGGTTGCAGAGGTAGGCGATGCCTGCCAGGAGGTCGCTAAGGGTGATGCTGGCGATGCAGGAGTAGACCCAGCGGCGGCCCCGCAGGCAGCGCAGCAcggccagcagcaccagcaggttCTCCACGATGATGAGGCAGCTGATGACGGCGAAGGCCGTGCGCAGAGGCCCCATGCCCTCGTCGGCGGAGTGGCGCTTGCTGAGCTTGCCTGAGAAGTTGTAGTGCTGCAGGATGATGTTGATGTTCCCGGCGgcagccagctgcaggcaggaggctTTGGGGGCGAGCAGGTGAGCAGAGtccaggggaaggaggagggagcgATTCACCAGCCAGCCCAGCATTGGAGCAGCCATCTTCTGAGCCTGGGTCGGCACTCAGCGGGTGCTCGATGCAGGAAGGGTCAGGTGAGGCTTGGGGCAGAGCAGATCCTCTGTTtgagggctgcagccagccctgctcagcagaggGGAGAGTCAGAGCCCTgtctgccagcactgcagcactgaaagagcaaggggagaggagggtgAGGTGTTTTGTAAGTCCACCCATGAGCATGGGCTTCCTGTTGTTTAATAAAATTTCCTGTTGTGACTGCCACTATTGACATCTCTTCTAACAACTGTCATCATTTCTTGGTAAGGGTCTGGTTATTCTGAGCTTTGCTGTGGTTGTGAAGGTGTGACATGGGTGAAGAAACGTGCCAGGGTTGGAGCAGGCTGTGTCAAACAGGGACAACGCCTTGATGGGTGGGGTCTGGGAGCCTGAACAGATCCCAGTGCTGGTAAGAGCACCCAGACAGCTCGAGACACAAAGTGCTTTGCTtgcagagcctggcagagaGCCACTGCCTGTTcctcagctgccctgtgctcagaTCATCCCTCTTCCCTCTTCAGGAGGAAGATCCATGCTGTCACTCCAtgggcccagctcctgccactctCTCAGAACACATCCAGGCACATCCACCCtgtctgtgcagctcctggcacctGTGGGGTGCCTCCACTCCAAAGCAatccagctgctccaagctgagCACGTGCCCTGACACTGCAACTACACCTTCAACTCACCAAGCACCTGCTAGGGATGGGTGAGGATCCtccca contains these protein-coding regions:
- the S1PR4 gene encoding sphingosine 1-phosphate receptor 4 — encoded protein: MAAPMLGWLVNRSLLLPLDSAHLLAPKASCLQLAAAGNINIILQHYNFSGKLSKRHSADEGMGPLRTAFAVISCLIIVENLLVLLAVLRCLRGRRWVYSCIASITLSDLLAGIAYLCNLCLSGSKTFQLSPQLWFLREGILFVALAASTFSLLVTAVERYGAMVRPIAESEASKTLRLRGLIAACWLLALAIGLLPMLGWNCLCDFQACSVLLPLYSKNYILFSVVMFSVILLGIIGLYISIFLLVQASSRQSCSRNGRRRSLRLLKTVLMILGAFIVCWSPLFVLLLLDVFCDTGACNHLRSLDWTLALALLNSGVNPVIYSLRSVEVRRAVGSLLCCCCVRAGLCRPGSCVAISDINSGSSTESSLRCRDSFRGPTAQRARPRAPLSSNSSMMSNLPSL